From one Neovison vison isolate M4711 chromosome 1, ASM_NN_V1, whole genome shotgun sequence genomic stretch:
- the MLN gene encoding promotilin, producing MVSRKAVAALLVVHVAAMLASQTEAFVPIFTHSELQKIREKERNKGQKKSLVLQKRSEEVGPLDLVEPTEEEENQVIKLTAPVEIGMKMNSRQLEKYWAALEELLGEALLSTQNGGEEGRKRWSGKNQRLKDLPQADK from the exons ATGGTGTCCCGAAAGGCTGTGGCTGCTCTGCTTGTGGTGCACGTGGCTGCCATGCTGGCCTCCCAGACAGAAGCCTTCGTTCCCATCTTCACCCACAGCGAGCTCCAGAAGATCCGG GAAAAGGAGCGCAACAAAGGTCAAAAGAAGTCCCTGGTTTTACAAAAGAGGTCTGAGGAAGTGGGGCCTCTGGACCTTGTGGagcccacagaagaagaagaaaaccaggTTATCAAG CTGACTGCTCCCGTGGAAATTGGAATGAAGATGAACTCCAGGCAGCTGGAAAAGTACTGGGCTGCCCTGGAAGAGTTGCTGGGTGAGGCGCTGCTGTCCACCCAGAACG gaggagaggaggggaggaagcgTTGGAGTGGGAAGAACCAGAGGTTAAAGGACTTGCCCCAAG CAGACAAGTGA
- the LEMD2 gene encoding LEM domain-containing protein 2 isoform X1, translated as MAGLSDLELRRELQALGFQPGPITDTTRDVYRNKLRRLRGEARLRGEERLREEARLRGEERLREEARLREEAPLRARPAAASLRAEPWLSSSVSGSAYATSGAYGDVGASAAPWSGSRGLAYPARPAPLRRRTSVRGSSEEDEDARPLDRAAPGHGVRRWWASTPTPTPARPPSALLGADPRPGPRAARTGPAGAARARPEAGRRLERYLSRLLFWASLGLLLVFLGILWVKMGKPSAPQEAEDNMKLLPVDCESKTDKFCQAKQKAALLELLHELYNFLAIQAGNFECGNPEKLKSKCIPVMEAQEYLANVTGNSSAKFEAALTWILSSNKDVGIWLKGEDPSELVTTVDKVVCLESARPRMGVGCRLSRALFTAVTNVLIFFWCLAFLWGLLILLKYRWRKLEEEEQAMYEMVKKIIDVVQDHYVDWEQDMERYPYVGILHVRDTLIPPQSRRRMKRVWDRAVEFLASNESRIQTESHRVAGEDMLVWRWTKPSSFSDSER; from the exons ATGGCCGGCCTGTCGGACCTGGAGCTGCGGCGGGAGCTGCAGGCCCTGGGCTTCCAGCCAGGACCCATCACCGACACCACCCGGGACGTCTACCGCAACAAGCTGCGCCGCCTGCGGGGCGAGGCCCGGCTGCGCGGCGAGGAGCGGCTGCGGGAGGAGGCCCGGCTGCGGGGCGAGGAGCGGCTGCGGGAGGAGGCCCGGCTGCGGGAGGAGGCGCCGCTACGAGCACGGCCCGCCGCGGCCTCCCTGCGAGCGGAGCCCTGGCTCTCTTCGTCGGTCTCGGGCTCGGCCTACGCGACCTCCGGGGCCTACGGCGATGTTGGGGCCTCCGCGGCTCCCTGGTCCGGGAGCCGCGGCCTCGCCTACCCCGCCCGCCCTGCGCCGCTCAGGCGCCGCACCTCGGTCCGGGGCAGTTCCGAGGAGGACGAGGACGCCCGGCCGCTCGACAGGGCCGCGCCGGGCCACGGAGTTCGTCGCTGGTGGGCCTCGACCCCGACCCCGACCCCAGCACGGCCACCCTCAGCCCTTCTAGGCGCGGACCCGCGCCCGGGCCCGCGGGCGGCGCGAACTGGCCCGGCCGGAGCGGCGCGGGCCCGGCCCGAAGCGGGACGGCGGCTGGAGCGCTACCTGTCCCGGCTCCTGTTCTGGGCCAGCCTGGGGCTGCTGCTCGTCTTCCTGGGCATCCTTTGGGTGAAGATGGGCAAGCCCTCGGCTCCGCAGGAGGCGGAGGACAACA TGAAATTATTGCCCGTGGACTGTGAGAGCAAAACAGATAAG TTCTGTCAGGCCAAGCAGAAGGCGGCCTTGCTGGAGCTGCTGCATGAGCTCTACAATTTTCTGGCCATCCAAGCCG GTAATTTTGAATGTGGAAATCCAGAGAAGCTAAAAAGCAAATGCATTCCTGTAATGGAAGCCCAGGAGTACCTAGCA AATGTGACTGGCAACTCCTCCGCCAAGTTTGAAGCCGCACTGACCTGGATACTGAGCAGTAACAAAGACGTGGGCATCTG GTTGAAGGGGGAAGACCCATCGGAGTTGGTGACGACTGTGGACAAAGTGGTCTGCCTGGAGTCTGCCCGCCCCCGCATGGGTGTGGGCTGCCGCCTGAGCCGCGCCCTGTTCACTGCGGTCACCAATGTGCTCATCTTCTTCTGGT GTTTGGCCTTCCTATGGGGCCTCCTGATCCTCCTGAAATACCGGTGGCGGAAGCTGGAAGAAGAGGAACAAGCCATGTATGAGATGGTGAAGAAGATTATAG ACGTGGTCCAGGACCATTACGTGGACTGGGAGCAGGACATGGAGCGCTACCCATACGTGGGCATCCTGCACGTGCGCGACACCCTCATCCCTCCACAGAGCCG GAGGCGCATGAAGCGGGTCTGGGACCGGGCTGTGGAGTTCTTGGCGTCCAACGAATCCCGGATCCAGACAGAGTCCCACCGCGTGGCTGGAGAAGATATGCTGGTGTGGAGATGGACTAAGCCCTCTTCCTTCTCCGACTCCGAGCGATAA
- the LEMD2 gene encoding LEM domain-containing protein 2 isoform X2, translating into MAGLSDLELRRELQALGFQPGPITDTTRDVYRNKLRRLRGEARLRGEERLREEARLRGEERLREEARLREEAPLRARPAAASLRAEPWLSSSVSGSAYATSGAYGDVGASAAPWSGSRGLAYPARPAPLRRRTSVRGSSEEDEDARPLDRAAPGHGVRRWWASTPTPTPARPPSALLGADPRPGPRAARTGPAGAARARPEAGRRLERYLSRLLFWASLGLLLVFLGILWVKMGKPSAPQEAEDNMKLLPVDCESKTDKFCQAKQKAALLELLHELYNFLAIQAGNFECGNPEKLKSKCIPVMEAQEYLANVTGNSSAKFEAALTWILSSNKDVGIWLKGEDPSELVTTVDKVVCLESARPRMGVGCRLSRALFTAVTNVLIFFWCLAFLWGLLILLKYRWRKLEEEEQAMYEMVKKIIDVVQDHYVDWEQDMERYPYVGILHVRDTLIPPQSRHGR; encoded by the exons ATGGCCGGCCTGTCGGACCTGGAGCTGCGGCGGGAGCTGCAGGCCCTGGGCTTCCAGCCAGGACCCATCACCGACACCACCCGGGACGTCTACCGCAACAAGCTGCGCCGCCTGCGGGGCGAGGCCCGGCTGCGCGGCGAGGAGCGGCTGCGGGAGGAGGCCCGGCTGCGGGGCGAGGAGCGGCTGCGGGAGGAGGCCCGGCTGCGGGAGGAGGCGCCGCTACGAGCACGGCCCGCCGCGGCCTCCCTGCGAGCGGAGCCCTGGCTCTCTTCGTCGGTCTCGGGCTCGGCCTACGCGACCTCCGGGGCCTACGGCGATGTTGGGGCCTCCGCGGCTCCCTGGTCCGGGAGCCGCGGCCTCGCCTACCCCGCCCGCCCTGCGCCGCTCAGGCGCCGCACCTCGGTCCGGGGCAGTTCCGAGGAGGACGAGGACGCCCGGCCGCTCGACAGGGCCGCGCCGGGCCACGGAGTTCGTCGCTGGTGGGCCTCGACCCCGACCCCGACCCCAGCACGGCCACCCTCAGCCCTTCTAGGCGCGGACCCGCGCCCGGGCCCGCGGGCGGCGCGAACTGGCCCGGCCGGAGCGGCGCGGGCCCGGCCCGAAGCGGGACGGCGGCTGGAGCGCTACCTGTCCCGGCTCCTGTTCTGGGCCAGCCTGGGGCTGCTGCTCGTCTTCCTGGGCATCCTTTGGGTGAAGATGGGCAAGCCCTCGGCTCCGCAGGAGGCGGAGGACAACA TGAAATTATTGCCCGTGGACTGTGAGAGCAAAACAGATAAG TTCTGTCAGGCCAAGCAGAAGGCGGCCTTGCTGGAGCTGCTGCATGAGCTCTACAATTTTCTGGCCATCCAAGCCG GTAATTTTGAATGTGGAAATCCAGAGAAGCTAAAAAGCAAATGCATTCCTGTAATGGAAGCCCAGGAGTACCTAGCA AATGTGACTGGCAACTCCTCCGCCAAGTTTGAAGCCGCACTGACCTGGATACTGAGCAGTAACAAAGACGTGGGCATCTG GTTGAAGGGGGAAGACCCATCGGAGTTGGTGACGACTGTGGACAAAGTGGTCTGCCTGGAGTCTGCCCGCCCCCGCATGGGTGTGGGCTGCCGCCTGAGCCGCGCCCTGTTCACTGCGGTCACCAATGTGCTCATCTTCTTCTGGT GTTTGGCCTTCCTATGGGGCCTCCTGATCCTCCTGAAATACCGGTGGCGGAAGCTGGAAGAAGAGGAACAAGCCATGTATGAGATGGTGAAGAAGATTATAG ACGTGGTCCAGGACCATTACGTGGACTGGGAGCAGGACATGGAGCGCTACCCATACGTGGGCATCCTGCACGTGCGCGACACCCTCATCCCTCCACAGAGCCG CCATGGGAGGTGA